The window TCTTTCCGGTTTTATCTTGGTAAAGATGTTTATTTAGCACATAAACAGCCAATATCTTTGTATATTCTAGATCGAACACTGGAGGCATTATGATTGATTATGACGAACATATAGATGAGGAAATGAAAGTGATGAATGAAGGCGGGTCTTCCACAAAAAAGGGACCCAAACAAATCATTCAACTAAAAGATCCTGTTAGTAGTCTGGATCTTAGAAAATCAATTTGCACCTCAGGAGATACCAGTATTGCAGCTTGTCTCCAACTGATGAAAGACGAGCGAATTGGTTGTCTGCTTATAACCGAGGATGAAAAACTGATCGGTATCTTTACCGAACGTGATATCATACGACGAATTGTTGGCAAAAATTTATCCCATGAGGACATTGATGTGCAGGACTACATGACTAGCGATCCTGATACCCTGATGGCTGATGCCCCTTTAGCATTTGCCT of the Candidatus Neomarinimicrobiota bacterium genome contains:
- a CDS encoding CBS domain-containing protein, yielding MIDYDEHIDEEMKVMNEGGSSTKKGPKQIIQLKDPVSSLDLRKSICTSGDTSIAACLQLMKDERIGCLLITEDEKLIGIFTERDIIRRIVGKNLSHEDIDVQDYMTSDPDTLMADAPLAFALNYMVVGGYRHVPIVDENNKPQYCLSIKDIVKHIGNHYFSEIANLPPTPKNPGWATVDGG